A genomic window from Chaetodon auriga isolate fChaAug3 chromosome 13, fChaAug3.hap1, whole genome shotgun sequence includes:
- the LOC143330050 gene encoding homeobox protein engrailed-1a-like, producing the protein MEEQRDLNSTDSSEGESVSPSPSLPSPPILPLQVAQQAHRTTNFFIDNILRPDFGCKKEHGLGPRERAQTSGRERVHPVVSRPSLPGTPCQDSNCSTDSTSSSASSTSLASPKKSNGSVGGTAAAAVSTGASGVKAEERTGGGAGENTSSSLVVLNGTGAATPEAQPLLWPAWVYCTRYSDRPSSGPRTRKLKKSKSGKEDKRPRTAFTAEQLQRLKTEFQVNRYITEQRRQSLAQELNLNESQIKIWFQNKRAKIKKASGFKNGLALQLMAQGLYNHSTTTIQEDKEDSD; encoded by the exons ATGGAGGAGCAGCGGGATCTGAACAGCACGGATAGCAGCGAGGGAGAGAGTGTCTCCCCGTCTCCCAGCCTGCCCTCGCCGCCCATACTGCCGCTTCAGGTCGCCCAGCAGGCCCACAGAACCACCAACTTTTTCATCGACAACATTTTGCGGCCGGACTTCGGCTGCAAGAAGGAGCACGGTCTGGGCCCGCGGGAGAGGGCGCAGACCTCCGGCCGGGAGCGCGTCCACCCGGTGGTCAGCAGGCCGAGCCTTCCCGGTACGCCGTGCCAGGACTCcaactgcagcactgacagcacttcgtcctccgcctcctccacctctttggCGAGTCCCAAAAAGAGCAACGGCAGCGTCGGAGGAACCGCAGCGGCCGCCGTCTCCACCGGGGCCAGCGGCGTGAAAGCCGAGGAGAGGACTGGCGGCGGGGCCGGGGAGAACACCTCGTCGTCGCTGGTGGTGCTGAACGGCACCGGGGCAGCCACACCGGAGGCCCAGCCGCTGCTCTGGCCCGCCTGGGTCTACTGTACCCGGTACTCGGACAGGCCCTCATCTG GCCCAAGGACACGGAAACTGAAAAAGTCCAAAAGCGGCAAAGAGGACAAGCGGCCGCGCACAGCCTTCACGGccgagcagctgcagagactgaagaCGGAGTTCCAGGTGAACCGGTACATCACGGAGCAGCGGCGGCAGTCTTTGGCCCAGGAGCTCAACCTCAACGAGTCCCAGATCAAGATCTGGTTTCAGAACAAGCGGGCCAAGATCAAAAAGGCCAGCGGCTTCAAGAACGGGCTGGCGCTGCAGCTGATGGCGCAGGGACTGTACAACCattccaccaccaccatccaggaggacaaggaggacaGCGACTGA